One window of the Triticum dicoccoides isolate Atlit2015 ecotype Zavitan chromosome 3B, WEW_v2.0, whole genome shotgun sequence genome contains the following:
- the LOC119280577 gene encoding Bowman-Birk type trypsin inhibitor-like: MKMKKTCIVPSILLMLSLEAALLVAAGRPTTATGADDVGTILLPSEGKGEAGMVAAAKKKGEEEERPWKCCDLALCTRSFPPTCRCEDQVEQCAATCEKCEPATSDSSRRVCNDWYHGFPGPMCTQAVANAKKKKKKAEEEERPWKCCDLALCTRSFPPMCRCMDKVEQCDANCEKCEPATSDSSRRVCNDWYHGFPGAKCTAGGN; encoded by the exons ATGAAGATGAAGAAGACATGCATTGTTCCTAGCATCCTGCTGATGCTTTCACTCGAGGCCGCCCTCCTCGTCGCCGCCGGCCGCCCCACCACGGCCACCGGCGCCGACGATGTGGGCACCATTCTCCTGCCGAGCGAGGGCAAAG GTGAAGCAGGAATGGTGGcggcagcgaagaagaagggggaggaggaagagaggcCGTGGAAATGCTGCGACTTGGCTCTGTGCACCAGGTCGTTCCCGCCGACGTGCCGCTGCGAGGACCAGGTCGAGCAGTGTGCTGCGACCTGCGAGAAATGCGAGCCGGCGACATCGGACTCATCCCGTCGCGTCTGCAACGACTGGTACCATGGCTTCCCGGGGCCCATGTGCACGCAGGCTGTTGcaaatgcgaagaagaagaagaagaaggcagaaGAAGAAGAGAGGCCGTGGAAATGCTGCGACTTGGCTCTGTGCACCAGGTCGTTCCCGCCGATGTGCCGCTGCATGGACAAGGTTGAGCAGTGTGATGCGAACTGCGAGAAATGCGAGCCGGCCACGTCGGACTCATCTCGCCGCGTCTGCAATGACTGGTACCATGGCTTCCCGGGGGCCAAGTGCACCGCCGGCGGTAACTAG